In Dasypus novemcinctus isolate mDasNov1 chromosome 23, mDasNov1.1.hap2, whole genome shotgun sequence, the following proteins share a genomic window:
- the LOC105745051 gene encoding large ribosomal subunit protein eL32-like, producing MAALRPLVKPKIVKKRTRKVIRHKSDRYVKIKCNWWKPRGIDNRVWRRFKGQILMPTISYGSNKKMKHVLPSVFRKFLVHNVKELEVLLMCNKSYCAEIAHNVSSKNCKAIVERAAQLAIRVTNPNARLRSEDNE from the coding sequence ATGGCTGCTCTCAGACCCCTAGTGAAGCCGAAGATCGTCAAAAAGAGGACCAGGAAGGTCATCAGGCACAAGTCAGACAGATATGTCAAAATTAAGTGTAACTGGTGGAAACCCAGAGGCATTGACAACAGGGTGTGGAGAAGATTCAAGGGCCAGATCTTGATGCCCACCATCAGTTATGGGAGCAACAAGAAAATGAAGCACGTGCTGCCCAGCGTCTTCCGAAAGTTCCTGGTCCACAATGTCAAGGAGCTGGAAGTGCTGCTGATGTGCAACAAATCTTACTGTGCTGAGATTGCTCACAACGTTTCTTCCAAGAACTGCAAAGCCATCGTGGAAAGAGCAGCCCAGCTGGCCATTAGAGTCACCAATCCCAATGCCCGGCTACGCAGCGAAGACAATGAATAG